The Uruburuella testudinis genome window below encodes:
- a CDS encoding alpha-E domain-containing protein, producing the protein MSLLLSTAYNLYWLGRYMRRTQELVDTLTLSPEARAPKLRYLGWPETLAGDTEAVRQYLAQTALPQHFEQLNDNVQVVRGVIDGDAAELFNQLKRLQQAANIRAACFQVYACSAVMLDQKTPYVTLFWQLGDYVEMLDNRIRSGKAESRHYRYLADVVTRLPDGTAWDPIKQPLQAMVYTTNPSQFYRWNNTLAQLFEDGV; encoded by the coding sequence ATGAGCTTACTGCTTTCTACCGCATACAACCTTTATTGGCTCGGCCGCTATATGCGCCGCACGCAAGAATTGGTCGACACGCTCACACTCAGCCCCGAAGCGCGCGCGCCGAAGCTGCGCTATCTGGGCTGGCCGGAAACACTGGCCGGCGACACCGAAGCAGTGCGCCAATACCTGGCACAAACGGCGCTGCCGCAGCATTTCGAACAGCTTAACGACAACGTGCAAGTGGTGCGCGGCGTGATCGACGGTGATGCGGCCGAGCTGTTTAACCAGCTCAAGCGCCTGCAACAGGCCGCCAACATCCGCGCCGCCTGTTTTCAGGTATATGCGTGCAGCGCGGTGATGCTGGATCAAAAAACACCTTATGTGACCCTTTTCTGGCAATTGGGCGATTATGTGGAAATGCTCGACAACCGCATCCGCAGCGGCAAAGCCGAAAGCCGCCATTACCGCTATCTGGCCGATGTGGTCACGCGCCTGCCCGACGGCACCGCCTGGGATCCGATCAAGCAGCCGCTGCAAGCCATGGTTTATACCACCAATCCCAGCCAGTTTTACCGCTGGAACAACACCTTGGCACAATTGTTTGAGGATGGCGTATGA
- a CDS encoding transglutaminase family protein: protein MKIQIHHTTNYHYEEPVKKSIQVLRITPQTLAHQRVLSWQLTLPRISAEMFDGFGNYCTVLNLNQPHQSLHVQAQGWVEIDDDSDYNTDAYMPPTVFLNRTWLTRSDEALADFAEIQTGGRADRQGLTSLSRAILDHMPYIPGTTGVSTTARQAFALGSGVCQDHTHVFLACARSLGIPARYVSGYLVSDDSDHLASHAWAEAWLDGHWYVFDITNQLFRPSHHVQLAVGRDYNDTAPIRGMRQGGGMERMDFLVQVREAQQ from the coding sequence ATGAAAATCCAAATCCACCATACCACCAACTACCATTATGAAGAGCCGGTGAAAAAAAGCATTCAGGTGTTGCGCATCACCCCGCAAACGCTGGCACACCAGCGGGTGTTGTCATGGCAGCTCACCCTGCCGCGCATCAGCGCCGAAATGTTTGACGGCTTCGGCAATTACTGCACCGTGCTCAACCTCAACCAGCCGCACCAGTCGCTGCACGTACAGGCGCAAGGCTGGGTAGAAATCGATGACGACAGCGATTACAACACCGATGCCTACATGCCGCCGACCGTATTTCTCAACCGCACCTGGCTGACCCGCAGCGATGAAGCTTTGGCCGATTTTGCCGAAATCCAAACCGGCGGTCGCGCCGACCGGCAAGGGCTGACCAGCCTGAGCCGCGCCATTCTCGACCACATGCCGTATATTCCCGGCACCACCGGCGTCAGCACCACCGCCCGGCAGGCATTTGCATTGGGCAGCGGTGTGTGCCAAGACCATACCCACGTATTTCTGGCCTGCGCCCGCTCGCTCGGCATTCCCGCGCGCTACGTATCAGGCTATCTGGTCAGCGACGACAGCGACCACCTCGCCAGCCATGCCTGGGCCGAAGCCTGGCTCGACGGGCACTGGTATGTATTCGACATTACCAATCAATTGTTCCGCCCCAGCCACCACGTGCAGCTCGCCGTCGGCCGCGATTACAACGACACCGCCCCCATCCGCGGCATGCGCCAGGGCGGCGGAATGGAACGGATGGATTTTCTGGTGCAGGTGCGGGAAGCGCAGCAATAA
- a CDS encoding peptidase, with the protein MTYCVALCLQDGIVFAGDTRTNAGIDHVSTFRKMYKFGVEGERSMVLLTAGNLATSQAVINMLFRGIQQDSERNLHNVATLFDAAMLVGEHVSSIAQSAQTRAHTQEGFGSSFLIGGQIRGQVPELYQVYQEGNCIRATRDTPYFQIGESKYGKPILDRAINYHSSLDEAVRAVLVSFDSTIRSNLSVGFPIDLLAYRNNSFNMPAGMRIDESDPYLHNIREQWSDGLKSILQSFAEPPEYYFK; encoded by the coding sequence ATGACTTATTGCGTTGCCCTGTGTTTGCAAGACGGTATCGTATTCGCCGGCGACACCCGCACCAATGCCGGTATCGACCACGTGTCTACCTTCCGCAAAATGTATAAATTCGGCGTTGAAGGCGAGCGCAGCATGGTGTTGCTGACGGCCGGCAATCTGGCCACTTCACAAGCCGTGATTAATATGCTGTTTCGGGGTATACAGCAAGACAGCGAACGCAATCTGCACAATGTCGCCACCCTGTTTGATGCCGCCATGCTGGTGGGCGAACACGTCAGCAGCATCGCCCAAAGCGCGCAAACCCGCGCGCACACGCAGGAAGGCTTCGGCAGCAGCTTTCTGATCGGCGGCCAAATCCGCGGCCAGGTGCCCGAGCTTTATCAGGTTTATCAAGAAGGCAACTGCATCCGCGCCACCCGCGACACGCCGTATTTTCAAATCGGCGAGAGCAAATACGGCAAACCGATTCTCGACCGCGCCATCAACTACCACAGCAGCTTGGATGAAGCAGTACGCGCCGTGCTGGTGTCGTTTGATTCCACCATCCGCTCCAACCTTTCCGTGGGCTTTCCGATTGATTTGCTGGCATACCGCAACAACAGCTTCAACATGCCCGCAGGCATGCGCATCGATGAGAGCGACCCCTATCTGCACAATATCCGCGAGCAATGGTCCGACGGTTTGAAAAGCATCTTGCAATCGTTTGCCGAACCGCCCGAATATTATTTCAAATAA
- the orn gene encoding oligoribonuclease yields the protein MTPNANNLCWLDMEMTGLDPERDRIIEVAMIITDADLNVLAQSEVYAIHQSDEILNGMDEWNTATHGRTGLTERVRQSQHSEAEVEQKLLDFMAAWIPEKTSPMCGNTIHQDRRFMVRYMPRLEAYFHYRNLDVSTLKELARRWHPAVAKGVVKRGSHQALDDIMESIEEMRYYRAHFIRLP from the coding sequence ATGACTCCAAACGCAAACAACCTCTGCTGGCTCGATATGGAAATGACCGGGCTCGATCCCGAGCGCGACCGCATCATCGAAGTGGCGATGATTATCACCGATGCCGATTTAAACGTATTGGCGCAATCCGAAGTGTATGCCATCCACCAAAGCGACGAAATATTAAACGGCATGGACGAATGGAACACCGCCACCCACGGCCGCACCGGACTCACCGAGCGCGTGCGCCAATCGCAGCACAGCGAAGCCGAAGTCGAACAAAAACTGCTCGATTTTATGGCCGCCTGGATTCCCGAAAAAACCAGCCCCATGTGCGGCAACACCATCCATCAAGACCGCCGCTTTATGGTGCGCTACATGCCGCGTTTGGAAGCTTATTTCCACTACCGAAATCTCGATGTTTCCACCCTCAAAGAGCTCGCCCGCCGCTGGCATCCCGCCGTGGCCAAAGGCGTGGTTAAACGCGGTTCGCATCAGGCGCTCGACGATATCATGGAAAGTATCGAAGAAATGCGCTATTACCGCGCACACTTTATCAGACTGCCCTAG
- the rsgA gene encoding ribosome small subunit-dependent GTPase A, whose protein sequence is MTDTAQIITSYGRRYIVRTPDGQTFDATTRKKRVDFACGDQVHITPINREQVVIEDYLPRQSLLYRQDSWKTKLIAANVSQLLIVLAAVPSPSEMLLQRALLAAEAGDIRAVIVLNKADLPETASWRGKLAFYEALGYPVLEVSALQNAESLKPVLQGHTNIFLGQSGMGKSTLTNALLGNQTARVGEISAALDSGRHTTTHAQLYDLNETTRLIDSPGLQEFGLHHLKAADLLNYFPDLRHLAGQCRFHNCSHRAEPGCAVKAAAATGEAAASRVEFLQRITDELLR, encoded by the coding sequence ATGACCGATACCGCCCAAATCATCACCAGCTACGGCCGCCGCTATATCGTGCGCACGCCCGACGGTCAAACCTTTGACGCCACCACCCGTAAAAAGCGGGTAGACTTTGCCTGCGGCGATCAGGTGCACATCACCCCGATCAACCGCGAACAAGTGGTTATCGAAGATTACCTGCCGCGCCAAAGCCTGCTTTACCGGCAAGACAGCTGGAAAACCAAACTGATTGCCGCCAACGTCAGCCAATTGCTGATTGTGCTGGCTGCCGTGCCCTCGCCCAGCGAAATGCTGCTGCAACGGGCATTGCTGGCGGCCGAAGCCGGTGATATCCGGGCGGTTATCGTATTAAACAAAGCCGATTTGCCCGAAACCGCCTCATGGCGCGGCAAACTGGCCTTTTACGAAGCTTTGGGCTATCCCGTGCTGGAAGTGAGCGCGCTGCAAAATGCCGAGTCGCTCAAGCCCGTTTTGCAGGGGCACACCAATATTTTTCTCGGCCAAAGCGGCATGGGCAAATCCACCCTGACCAACGCCTTGCTCGGCAACCAAACCGCACGGGTCGGTGAAATTTCCGCTGCCCTCGATTCCGGCCGCCACACCACCACCCACGCGCAGCTATACGATTTAAACGAAACCACCCGCCTGATCGATTCCCCCGGCCTGCAAGAATTCGGCCTGCACCACCTCAAAGCCGCCGATTTGCTGAATTATTTTCCCGACCTGCGCCATCTTGCCGGCCAATGCCGTTTTCACAATTGCAGCCACCGCGCCGAGCCCGGCTGCGCCGTCAAAGCCGCTGCCGCAACAGGAGAAGCCGCCGCTTCGCGGGTTGAATTTTTACAGCGCATCACCGATGAGCTGCTGCGCTGA